In Silene latifolia isolate original U9 population chromosome 6, ASM4854445v1, whole genome shotgun sequence, the genomic window CTATAATGCACAAAAGAAGTTTGTTTTCCGCTGTCCCAAAATCCGGTTGCTATAACATGCATCTTCCCCTAGAAAAGGATCATTTAGTGGTCTTATCATTTCGGAGATGTTTCTTTTAATCGTgaagtactccctctgtcccgaccatttgtttacctttgattttggcacaaagaccaaggaaagaggagtaccccaattattagatgacaactggaccaaattgagtgtggatGATCATTCGATGCAATTCTTGACGCAATTTTCATTTTGGGGCGTTTGGAAAAAGCTTCTCCCAGTGTTGTACGCCCTACCCCCCACCTCGCAACTTGTGGGTTCCCTTGTGGCATTTGGATAATGTTGTGGCTGTATTCGTCATGTATCTCTATGTGGGAAAGCAATTACAACTATCTTCTGTACTAATCATTTGCGAGTTTTAAAATTTTTACAGGTTGAAAACAATCTGTATATATACTTGGAATATATCTCTGGTGGTTCCATCCATAAACTTCTTGGGGACTATGGGCAGTTTGGGGAATCAGCTATTCGTAGCTTTACACGGCAGATTCTGTCCGGATTAGCATACTTGCATGCTAGAAATACTGTTCACAGGTTAGTGTTGTTAGGCACGGTTAAATGCTTTCATTAGCTTGGTTGTGTGCTTCATAACACAAAAGATCTTGGATGAATTAGATTAATTCATTAGCTTGGTTTAGCTAGTTGCTTCTTGTCTATAAAGTGCTGTGTGtgcactctctctctctctctgaaaTATGTTACTGGTATGTCCTGCAGAGATATAAAAGGGGCGAATATACTCGTAGATCCAAATGGCCGGGTCAAATTGGCAGACTTTGGCATGGCAAAGCATGTGAGAACCTTTACTCCCATACATTAGATACTTTGTATTTAACCATACACGAAATACTCGCATTTCCCTCCTGAAGGCAAATTTAAATCCTTTCAACATAGGAAAGATTTGGAAGAAAAAGTACATTGCTCAATTCCCCTCTCCTAACCATCCCCCACTTCCCCTCCTCTCCATCCTCCCTCCTCTCTTCATAACCAAAGGGTAGAGTAGCAGATGTCAGAAAGTCAATGAAAGGTACTTTCCTCCATTCCAATCAATTCtatacatttgattaaaatataacCAAAGGGTAGAGTAGCTCTTAAGAGACGGAAGACGGGACGTAGCATGTTTTCTCTTGTTCTTGATGATATTTTACGTATTTGTAATTCGTTTATTTCTGTTGCTTGGTTTTTTACTAGTAGGACTAATAATGGCGGTAGCACACGTGTTACCAGTAGGTGTTGGGAAAGTCGTTTGGTCGGAGAAACTACCTGAGGTGGTTGAATGTTTGATTGCTTTGAATTAATGATCATATATACCCTTGTGGgtttccaacaacaacaacaacatcagagccttaatcccaaaatgatttggggtcggctgacatgaatcatcttttcgaaccgtccatgggtggtgaacgcacgcctcaaaatgcgaataaaaaaagggaagatgaaaaacaaaggaagaacgaaaatgtaatggaaagtcaaggtgaacttaggggttttaaaatcgaattccgtctttcttttataaaaacttaaaatttagatcgagagaaaagattaaaacgatttttaaaaaccgaaacagagttaaggatccggaatgaaccaggtaaaatctataagaaagtggtcggtgaaaaagtgtaataaagaggagaaaaataaataaattaatttctttaaattaaataaaaaaacactaaatctgtcaaaaaaaacatcaaatactaaaaatccacatgtatcctttccctccattgtgccctctccgtcaccatactctcctcaagccccagaactctcatatcgtgctctatcactctcaaccatgtctgtctcgatCTTCCCtcgcctctagggacctttttgTTTCTCCAAGTCTCAGCCCTCCTAACGGtacgtccataggtctccttctcacatggccaaaccatctagtcggttttccatcatcttgtcctctattggcgccacttttaccttttccctaatcacctcattccttaaccgatctttccttgtatgtccgcacatccacctcaacatgcgcatctccgccacactcatcttttgaatgtgacaatgcttcacgACCCAACACTCGGAGCGTAAAGTAGGCGAgcctaattgtcgtgcgataaaattttccctttaatttttggggcatatctttatcgcatagaaaccctgaagcactcttccatttcaaccatcccgctttaattctgtgagccacatctccgtctaactccccatctttttgaataatagatcctagatatctgaagaaatccgaaccctcaacaacattcccatcgaaaataatactccctgcCTCATAAACAAATGTATTGAAATGATTGGAATGAAGTAATACTTATGACCCAGGGTCGAAACCCCTATCACGGCTATCGGTATCAAAATTGTCCATATAGGTTCCCTTTACTTTAAAGAAAATAAATTTGAGTATGAaactacataataataataatgtttcaCTTTTAGTTAGATGGCTCATAAACATGAGCTTGATTACTTTGAAGTTTGAATGATTGGAGATCCTGTGCAATAATTTATGCCAATTTGGTCATCATTTGGAAGGTCTGGTTATGAATGCATATGCATGATAACCATGATGAATATGAGTTAACTCACTCCTGAAAATCTTGCAGATCACCGGACACTCTGGTCCATTGTCCTTCAAGGGAAGCCCGTACTGGATGGCTCCTGAGGTCAGCAAGCCGTGTATATTTCTGCCTCGTTAAAATATACAATTGGGGCATTAGCTCTTGATGTGATTTATTCTTGTTTATAAATTCAGGTAATAAGAAACTCAGATGGGAGCAATATTGCTGTTGATATATGGAGTCTTGGCTGTACTATCATAGAGATGGCAACAGCGAAACCCCCTTGGAGCCAATATGAAGGGGTAAGTAGCTACATGCTAAAGCTCGAGAGTTAAAGGCAATATATTTTAGAGAAATGTTTTTATATATAAGGATCTGGCATTGATTTTATTGATGTTACCTCTATTGTTGCATGGTTCGTCAAATTTGTTTGCGTTCATAGAACACTAGTAAGTCCAAATGCCAAAAACTGTGCTATCTTGTACTATATAGTTCACAAATGAACTCTCATATGATTCATTTCGAGGATCAACCTACCGATCCCTGAGCCATGCAACTGTAGTTATCATTTTTATGTATACAGTGAATACGTTATTAGAGTTAAACCAGAAAAATGGGCGTAAACCAAAGCACTTGACTTGTTAAGTCtaatattttttttcaatttgattTCTGTGAAGGTTGCAGCTCTCTTCAAGGTGGGGAACAGCAAAGAGATTCCTGCAATCCCTGATCATCTCTCAAAGGAAGGTAAGGACTTTGTGCTCAAATGTTTGCAGCGAAACCCGCTTGATCGCCCTACAGCTGCCCAATTGTTGGACCATCCTTTCGTAAAAAATGTATCTCCTTCTGGAATCTACTTGTTGAATTCAGAGGTATGCATTTTTCTGTGTTAGTGGAAATATCTTACCTGCAAAATATTGAATTCCGATAACAGTAGGTTTCATGAGAGTTCCTTTTCTTCATTGATGAAATTTTATGGTTGTTTATGGATGTTCGGAGCTATTTATGAATGTCCCCCGTTCcccaaataaaaataaatataaaaataaaagttaCTTTTGCAACTAGATCGAAGGCATAGGATGGGATCAAGACGACAGTTTGTTCTAGTTTATCTGAACAAGATGTTCACAAAATCACAATTCTTGGGGATCCTAATGGGGAAGTAAACGCAGTACATCTAGCGGGTATGAGTAGTGTTTTGGCAAGTGGCGGAGTGGATATTCGATTAAACATTACACCTGCCATAAGTGGTGGGAGGAATGAATTCTGCATTGTACCCACTTCATCCCTACCTATCCCTCGCACATAATAAAACTCAATATCATTGATATTTAATTTTAaagattaagattgattaaagtttctttttaaaaattaataaaaatgatAAATCATACACTTGTAGCAATTAGCAAAACCTAAGAAGTTATTTTACTTTTAAACAATCAATTTTGACTAAAAAAGTAGTTCATAATGTCGAAGATTAGATAGATAGTGGGAAGTCTGCCGCAATGGTTTCAAATCTTCACTCGCCGGGACTTGGAGGGTAAATGTGGTTTCCGACACTTTTATCTGGGGCGGGTATGAGTGGAAGCTTTGCTTTTTGGACGCTGATCCTAGCAACTTTGCTGGCTGCTTTTCTGTGTTATCGATTGTTTCATTTCAATTGCAGCTGTTGCTCATGTTTCCAAACACTGGTTGTTTCAGGGCTCAGGCTATGTAAACAAAGTTGCAGGCTTAGATTTGGAAGGAGTTGCTGAACGGTTGCCTAAAGGTCTCAAATTTGCATCAAAATCCAGGTTGCTCTCTCACTCTCTCTCCTCCCGAGTTctgaataattttttaaaaaaatttcaaaattattttTACAAAGCTATGAAAGCAAACAGACGATGTTGTGTTACTGGAAAGTTTCCTAGTTTTCTCTGGCGGATAATTTGCAGTCAAATCATGAATGCTAAAGTTCTGTGATTGccatgttcttttttttttttggtgcagaGGTCCTTCAAAACATCTATCGTGCCCAGTTTCTCCTATCAGTAGCCCACTCCGGAGTCCAAAATCTTCACAAAAAACATGCACAAAGAGGCCGCCTTTTAATTCCAACCCTAGAACCGCTTCCAGCTCATCTGCACATATAGACTGTCCAAAGATCCAAAAGAGTCTATATGATGCCCCGGTTAACCATCGATCAAGACAAGAAACTTCAATTGGCACACCTGAAATCTCTCGCGCGAATCAGGGGACAAGTAAATGTCAAAGTAATTTAACTGGTTGTCAAATTATGCATCTTGTTAACGGGACACAAGAATCCTTCAATCGACAAACTCGAATTAAACTCAAGTCCTCATTTGTCCGTCCTTTGACTTACTGACACGGCTTTTGTCATCATGGTCGATAATACTGTACGTATGTAGAGTTGTTCAGTTCTTTGGTAGATCATACTGTAGTACTTACTTCTTCCTCGTATCTTAGAAAGCAGATAGCCATTGTATATAAGCTGCAGAAGCGTGTTTAACAGATACTAGGTAGTATAGTTCTCTGATTCTAATGTTGGTTCATTGCTGATTCATAGACACTTAGATGAAATATATCATCTCAAAGGAAATCAGTCTTTTTTTCCGTGTTATTTATGATAAACTTTACGCGATAAGCAAACTAATATCCTACTATGTTAAGTACTACGGAGTAATGAATTAACAAGAAGGCGTACCCCATATAACAAACTCGGAAAAACCGTAGTATAATTCCCTTGCAAACATGACCGACATTATCTCAGTACCTCAAGGGCTCTTGCAACTCGGAGAATAAAAAAGAGTGACAAAGATGAAAGATGgacatcaataaacaaaaaaaaacggcaATGAGTAGACTTTAAAAACAACAATGGTATGAATCTTGTTGCAGCTCCTTAGTACTCACATATTTTACAGTCAGTTAACAAGACAGGAACTATGTGGCTGTGTGCCTGTGTCCAAAAACTAAGCTTGTGTGAGATTAGAGCTGAAGTCCCATAGTTTCTTGGCCAACTCTGTATCTTGAGATTGCGAGGTCGGCTGAGCAATATTGCTGTCCATGAAATATTTGCCACTTACTCCCTGTATCTGAGGATGCAACGCCACAAAACACGTTGTTGCAGCTCCCTACAGTATGGACTTGTTAGTCATTGTTCAGCGATTGTAAGATGTTTAAAAGTGGAAATAAGAATCAAGATAAATTTACTTGCTCGACGTCTTTCAGAACAAGTTTGCCAACTGAGTGAACTATTCCTGCACAGGAAGAAAACTTGGAAGAATGCTTAAGAAATAAATAAGAAAAATACACAGATGAAAGACATCACCAACATGGCGAGTGGCAACAACAATACTTGAAATTTACCGTTGATGAAACTGTGATGACGCAGGAGATTGGTTGAGATGGAGCCAGGGTGAAGTGAATTCACTGTTATGTTAATATCTTCATCCTAACATGGATTAATCAACAAGGAAAATCCAAGTTATATGGCAGCATTCCATCATGTTTTTTGACTCATAAGCTAGATTGTACGAACTAGTAATGATGATGCCAGGTGATTATGGACAAACACAAATACCTTTAGTCTCCTTGCGAGTTCATTAGCGTGCAAGATGTTCGCAAGCTTAGACTGGCCATAAGCCTGCAGGCTGCTGTATCTGCAACATTTATCAACTTCAGAGTTATAAATTCTACAATTACCACCAGTCCACTACTGGCGTATCTATATACAAGTACTTTTTTTCTGCATTTTGTCCAATTTCGAGCTTCAAATATGTGACGTATTTAATTTCTATATAATAATAGCTTTGATATTTTTAATGGGACACTTGAAACAAAATATATTAGGTCCATACTAATGCTCCCATTGTATGGCAGAATTAAGATAGATCTTAAATGCTACAAAGATCTGTGAAAAATATTAGCATAACTCGTGATATAACTTAAAAGTCGTATCACACTACAACTCTCAACAAGTAAATGGAAATAGAATGCCAACATCAAGGGAGGTAATTGTTACCCTGACTCGTCGTTTAACTTATCAAACCGAATCCCTTCACCATATGCAAAACGATGTGCCTCAGAAGAAACAATGACAATCCTTCCTTCCCTTTTGCTTTCTTGAGCAGTCTTTTTCATAACATCCAATAACAGATTTGTCAAATGAAAATGCCCTGGCAAGGAAATAACATTAAGTTGCCGATATTTAAGCTCCGTATAAAAATTCCAACACTCGGGAACATTACTTGAAAAAGACTAACAAGCTATCAAGAATTCAGAAGGTAGACTACAAAGTATATCACCTACCTAAATGATTGGTAGCAAACTGGAGTTCTATATTGTCTTTGGATACCTGATATGGTACTGCCATAATACCTGCATTGTTGCTATAGCGAAAGTGGTCATCATCTACTAAAAATATTAATTTCAAATTTCCAATAAAAGTGATACTCGTAATTAGCTTCTAAAAATCACTTGAAACAACTTATCCAGCACACATTTTTACGGATATGCTGAAattaatactactactactactactacacgCTGAAATCACCCATTTTCCTTTCACGTCCACTTTCAATGGAATTGGCCCATATCTTAATTTGGCAAATTTGTGGTTTAAAAATGTCTTTATTACCCTAGCAGAGTTGCAGTTAAAATACGGAACGCGTTAATTTAGATGAGCATGCTCACATGAGAAGATTGAGAGGTAAGCTCAGTGACTTGTATTCAGATGCAAACTTCTCTACTGATGCTAGTGAGCTGAGATCCAACTCCATCACATCAATTTTAGCAGCTGGGATTTCTTCAAGTATTTTCTCTTTAACCATAGTGCCGGCACTCACATTTCTCACCGCCATAACAACATGAACACCACGCATAGCAAGAGTACGTGTTGTTTCCACCCCAATACCGCTTGATGCACCTGAAATTATAGACAAGAAACCTCAACTCCTGGAGACTAACATCACCTACTTAAGAGTCACAATGAAATTCCGAAAGTTTTAGTCAAAATTCTCGATTTTTCTTCTAGTTTACCACCATGGTATTACTTGTTAGCTCTTTTAAGtacaaatcctggctccgccccaAAGTGGTTCAGCACAATAATAGACAATACACATACtacaattaaagtaaacaagaGCACTAGCCTATATATAAAGGTCCGTCTGAGGATAAATACGAGCAGGGGCGGACCCACTGCTAAAGGTGGTGTTGCAAATGCTACACCAAAAGAAAAAATTTATGTGGAGAAAATGAAATCTGCTACACCAAAATTAATTTATTGCTAAGTCATCAATACCTCAAGTCCCAAGCCGTGAGATTAACCTCCTAAATGTCCAATGCTCTAGTATAAATTCCCGAAGTGCTCACTCTCAATTCCCCAAATCATGGAATTTAATGCTATGCAATCAATTTATAACTATGTCTAGTAGAGTAGTATTTTGTTTAAGTATGAATTGAAGTATGTGGAGTAGTATTTTGTTTTTCATCCTCGTAGGCTCATTGTCATATGATAATGTGATTATATGTTTTTAAAATGTTTTTTCTGTAAATCGGATGTTCGCTATCAAAATAATATTGAGTATAAATAAAAAagtaaaaatcaaaatcaaaatagaaaTAATCGATTGGTGGTGAAAAATAATTTCCACTGTACTTCGCCACATCAAATACTGTCAACAATTTGCTAAAAAAAACGTTACATTATTCTATTTTTCTTCATAGATTTCAATACGATTTGTCTATAAGTAAACATTTACTATCAAATACTGTCAACAATTTGCTACAAGAATGTGATTATTTGTATCGATGGTGATGTGGGCTTTCCAAATTTACGGGTTGATTTCGACTTTGAGCTAGATTGAGCTCGAGATTTAATGGGCTTAGTTATTCTAAAACAAAATAGAGTTAACTGTCATATAAATTCAACATTCGATCGATTAGCCGCTATTTTTAATAACATTATTACGGAGTATAATTTTGCTACACCATAGATAAATTTCTGGGTCCGCCCCTGAATACGAGTAATAAGTTTATCGCGAGACCGTCTCATAGAATtaataaaaaggaaaaagaatACCAGTAACAATAGCAGTGAGGCCATGAGCATCAATTCCTTCAGTAACTTGTATAGCAGTTGATGCTGCTGAGAACCCAGATGCACCCTTTCTTGTAAATGGCCATATTTTCATCATTTTTATAATTCTGATTCCCAATTTCACTAAACCCTCGAAAAATTATGATGATCCAACCACAAAGTTTGTGGCTTTATGCTCTTTCACCAACTTTGAATGTGTATGCGATGTGATTGTGATTACACAACATAATAATCAATAATCAAATTATTACTATAAAGAATAAACACACCAACAACAGTTCTGAGCATTTTAGGCCGTGGGTTTAAACCAATTTCGCGTGTATGCAACTATTCATTGACTTAGACGTGTCAAAATCTGACCCGACCTGTAAGTTTGATCCGATCAAACCCAACCCATTTTTTAGGATCAAGGCCCGAGAATTTTAACCCTCGACCTGATTGACCCGTACCAGAATGCCATAATGTCCTATATTTAATGTCGAAATTCTACCTGACCTGCTCTATCTGTTAGGTCAGAAGTAAATTTATGTTGTAGTGAAATTGtgaatataaaacttataaatttataTGGCACTAatgttattaaaaatattaaaatttattATATATAACGTTTTGACCTGTATTCTAATCCTAACCTGACTTGTGATCCATATGACCGACTCGTATTTGCCCCGAACCTGTATTCCACCCGACCTGCATGGCCCGGCCTGTTTGACAGGTCTAATTGAGCGTGCATGGGTTTTCCTATGCAATATCCATATATCCAAGTGTAGGCACGGGACGGTATCATACTCCTCGATTCACTTGTAATTGGAGCTTTTCGGCCATGGTCAATGCAAGGGTGGCGTGGTAGGcacattgttgtcagaatcccgattcgatcctatgattctacgattttacgatccaaaaatgcttgaccgatcccgggtcctacgattctatcatgtttgtagaatcttacgatcctatctatttgaaattttctagaggtagaatcataatacgattctacgatcttacgatcctacgattagACTCCATAgtaaatatattaaaaaaaaaattatataatgacatcgtaaaatctaaatttcatgtaagttgtagaaacatgttcatgAAATGATACTAAACTCATTAACTATCGATATTTTgtgtataaataagtgttttgatcttcaattatatatttttaccaaataaaaaactatatttagtAAATTTatagaatcttacgattctacgatccgattctaccgattcgatcctaccctctccatcgattcaaagtagaatcTCGATCCTAATAACATTGG contains:
- the LOC141658981 gene encoding short-chain dehydrogenase TIC 32, chloroplastic-like, with translation MMKIWPFTRKGASGFSAASTAIQVTEGIDAHGLTAIVTGASSGIGVETTRTLAMRGVHVVMAVRNVSAGTMVKEKILEEIPAAKIDVMELDLSSLASVEKFASEYKSLSLPLNLLINNAGIMAVPYQVSKDNIELQFATNHLGHFHLTNLLLDVMKKTAQESKREGRIVIVSSEAHRFAYGEGIRFDKLNDESGYSSLQAYGQSKLANILHANELARRLKDEDINITVNSLHPGSISTNLLRHHSFINGIVHSVGKLVLKDVEQGAATTCFVALHPQIQGVSGKYFMDSNIAQPTSQSQDTELAKKLWDFSSNLTQA